From the genome of Orcinus orca chromosome 5, mOrcOrc1.1, whole genome shotgun sequence, one region includes:
- the RPL22L1 gene encoding 60S ribosomal protein L22-like 1, translating to MAVKKDKKPKKSTWKFNLDLTHPVEDGIFDSGNFEQFLREKVKVNGKTGNLGNVVHIERFKSKITVASEKQFSKRYLKYLTKKYLKKNNLRDWLRVVASDKETYELRYFQISQDEDGSESED from the exons ATGGCCGTG AAGAAAGACAAGAAGCCTAAGAAGTCAACCTGGAAGTTTAATTTGGACCTTACTCATCCAGTAGAAGATGGAATTTTTGATTCTGGAAATTTT gaACAGTTTCTACGGGAGAAGGTTAAAGTGAATGGAAAAACTGGAAATCTTGGGAATGTCGTTCACATTGAACGCTTCAAGAGTAAAATCACAGTTGCTTCTGAGAAACAGTTCTCTAAAAG gtatttgAAATACCTCACCAAGAAATACCTTAAGAAGAACAATCTTCGTGATTGGCTTCGTGTGGTTGCATCTGACAAGGAGACTTATGAACTTCGTTACTTCCAGATTAGTCAAGATGAAGATGGATCTGAGTCTGAGGACTAG